In the genome of Nocardia sp. NBC_00416, one region contains:
- a CDS encoding MspA family porin: MFNRKNLARLAGVGAAATIALGLFSAGAANADTFIPLPGGEIVKTLSDGTVVTVRLAGESANINPSMGATPVHRNAWASGSAQVEIAGGDKVGGKIYPGYVVGCQVNIDGGGVEGGAGADVSVEGDTVDVSPSGEGGGNLTLGPGQAKAFYVLDIEKPDDYGNEDHATNNKFKGNSGSVTWSDETIGLNGCGGYAQARAFVKVKVETENVMSVVTLWGQPFSLG; the protein is encoded by the coding sequence ATGTTCAACCGTAAGAATCTGGCGCGCCTAGCCGGCGTCGGTGCGGCCGCCACGATCGCGCTGGGCCTGTTCTCCGCCGGCGCTGCCAACGCCGACACCTTCATCCCGCTGCCCGGCGGCGAAATCGTCAAGACCCTGTCCGACGGCACCGTGGTGACTGTGCGCCTCGCCGGCGAGTCCGCGAACATCAACCCGTCCATGGGCGCCACCCCGGTCCACCGCAACGCGTGGGCCTCCGGTAGCGCGCAGGTCGAGATCGCCGGTGGCGACAAAGTGGGCGGCAAGATCTACCCCGGCTATGTCGTGGGCTGCCAGGTGAACATCGACGGCGGCGGTGTCGAAGGCGGTGCCGGCGCCGATGTGAGTGTCGAGGGCGACACCGTCGACGTCAGCCCCAGCGGTGAAGGCGGCGGCAACCTGACGCTCGGCCCCGGCCAGGCGAAGGCGTTCTACGTCCTCGATATCGAGAAGCCGGACGACTACGGCAACGAGGATCACGCGACCAATAACAAGTTCAAGGGCAACAGCGGCTCTGTCACCTGGTCCGATGAGACCATCGGCCTCAACGGCTGCGGCGGCTACGCACAGGCCCGCGCGTTCGTGAAGGTCAAGGTCGAGACCGAGAACGTCATGTCCGTCGTGACACTGTGGGGTCAGCCGTTCAGCCTCGGCTGA
- a CDS encoding MspA family porin, translating to MINRKNLARLAGVGAATTIALGLFSTGAASADTFIPLPGGELVKTLSDGTVVTVRLVGESATINPSMGATPVHRNAWTSASAQVEIAGGENVGGRIYPGYVVGCQVNIDGGGVEGGASADAAVSGDTVTVTPSGEGGGNLTVGPGQAKSFYVLDIEGPDDYGSEDHATNNGFEGNSGSVTWSDQTIGLNGCGGYAQARSFVSVEVETENVISYVTLWGKPFSLG from the coding sequence ATGATCAACCGCAAGAATCTGGCGCGCCTGGCTGGCGTCGGCGCCGCCACAACCATCGCTCTGGGTCTGTTCTCGACCGGCGCGGCCAGTGCCGACACCTTCATCCCGCTGCCCGGCGGCGAACTCGTCAAGACGCTGTCCGACGGCACCGTGGTGACCGTGCGCCTGGTCGGCGAATCGGCCACCATCAACCCGTCCATGGGCGCCACCCCGGTACACCGCAATGCCTGGACCTCGGCCAGTGCGCAGGTCGAGATCGCCGGCGGTGAAAACGTGGGTGGCCGGATCTACCCCGGTTACGTCGTGGGCTGCCAGGTGAACATCGACGGCGGCGGCGTCGAGGGCGGCGCCAGCGCCGACGCGGCCGTTTCCGGCGATACCGTCACGGTCACCCCCAGCGGTGAAGGCGGCGGCAACCTCACCGTCGGTCCCGGCCAGGCGAAATCGTTCTACGTCCTCGATATCGAAGGTCCCGACGACTACGGCAGCGAAGACCACGCGACCAACAACGGTTTCGAAGGTAACAGCGGTTCGGTGACCTGGTCGGATCAGACCATCGGCCTGAACGGTTGCGGCGGCTACGCGCAGGCCCGGTCCTTCGTCAGCGTCGAGGTCGAGACGGAGAACGTGATCAGCTACGTGACACTGTGGGGTAAGCCCTTCAGCCTCGGCTGA
- a CDS encoding UTP--glucose-1-phosphate uridylyltransferase, which yields MTAKAAEQGNEGVSAPETGFRTAVVPAAGLGTRFLPATKTVPKELLPVVDTPGIELVASEAAESGAQRLVIVTSPGKDGVVAHFVEDLVLESTLAERGKFQLLEKVRKAPGLLDVTSVVQEEPLGLGHAVAQAESVLDLDEDVIAVLLPDDLVLPCGVLDVMNRVRRKRGGSVLCAIDVPKDQVSAYGVFDVAPVPDAVNPNVLRVKGMVEKPGLSDAPSTFAAAGRYLLDRAIFDALRRIGPGAGGELQLTDAISLLIDEGHPVHVVVHRGSRHDLGNPGGYLRAAVDFALEREEYGPALREWLQNRLSPDWNPQLTAEE from the coding sequence ATGACAGCAAAGGCCGCAGAACAGGGCAACGAGGGCGTCTCCGCGCCGGAAACGGGCTTCCGGACGGCCGTCGTACCCGCGGCCGGGCTGGGAACCAGGTTCCTGCCCGCGACCAAGACGGTGCCCAAGGAACTACTGCCGGTGGTCGACACCCCCGGTATCGAACTGGTGGCCAGCGAGGCGGCCGAATCCGGAGCCCAGCGGCTGGTGATCGTGACCTCCCCCGGCAAAGACGGCGTGGTCGCGCATTTCGTGGAGGACCTCGTGCTGGAGAGCACCCTCGCCGAGCGCGGGAAGTTCCAGCTGCTGGAGAAGGTGCGCAAGGCGCCGGGGCTGCTGGATGTGACGTCGGTGGTGCAGGAGGAGCCGCTCGGGCTCGGTCACGCGGTGGCGCAGGCCGAATCGGTGCTCGACCTCGACGAGGACGTGATCGCGGTACTGCTCCCCGACGACCTGGTCCTGCCGTGTGGCGTGCTGGATGTGATGAACCGGGTCCGGCGTAAACGCGGCGGGTCCGTGCTGTGCGCTATCGATGTCCCCAAGGATCAGGTGAGCGCCTACGGGGTCTTCGACGTCGCGCCGGTCCCCGACGCGGTCAATCCGAATGTGCTGCGCGTCAAGGGCATGGTGGAGAAGCCCGGCCTGTCCGACGCGCCCTCTACCTTCGCGGCCGCCGGGCGTTACCTGCTGGATCGCGCGATTTTCGACGCGCTGCGCCGGATCGGCCCCGGCGCCGGCGGGGAACTGCAACTCACCGACGCGATTTCACTGCTGATCGACGAAGGACATCCGGTCCATGTTGTCGTCCACCGTGGGTCGCGCCACGATCTCGGTAACCCGGGCGGCTATCTTCGTGCTGCGGTGGATTTCGCGTTGGAGCGCGAGGAATACGGCCCTGCGCTGCGCGAGTGGCTCCAGAACCGGCTGAGCCCGGACTGGAACCCGCAACTCACCGCGGAGGAATGA
- a CDS encoding SAF domain-containing protein → MSRIRPPFRPGVAGGRGRLGSGETWRDAFENRPPWADAILLRRILAALCAVTAAILFLRGDPDGERVFVVVAAHDLPPGHLLEPADLRLAPYPPATAPDGAARDPAPLAGAVLTAALRSGEVLTDLRVIGPRLAEVAAGITDARIVPVRLADTALAEILRAGDRVDVVAAGAEDPALARTLAVDAAVVLVSGPPAEAGTGRHPERVVLVAMDARRAAAVAAASLNSALTVIFH, encoded by the coding sequence ATGAGTCGTATCCGGCCCCCCTTCCGCCCCGGCGTCGCCGGTGGCCGCGGCCGCCTCGGTTCCGGTGAGACCTGGCGCGACGCATTCGAGAACCGTCCGCCGTGGGCCGACGCAATCCTGTTGCGGCGCATCCTGGCCGCACTGTGCGCGGTCACGGCCGCGATACTGTTCCTGCGCGGTGATCCGGACGGGGAGCGCGTTTTCGTCGTGGTCGCCGCGCACGATCTACCGCCCGGGCATCTCCTCGAACCCGCAGATCTGCGCCTCGCTCCGTATCCGCCTGCCACCGCGCCCGACGGCGCCGCCCGCGATCCGGCGCCGCTGGCCGGCGCGGTGCTCACCGCCGCCCTGCGGTCGGGCGAGGTACTCACTGATCTGCGGGTGATCGGGCCCCGCCTCGCCGAGGTCGCGGCGGGCATCACAGATGCCCGGATCGTGCCGGTACGGCTGGCCGATACCGCACTCGCCGAGATCCTGCGGGCCGGAGACCGTGTGGACGTGGTGGCCGCCGGCGCCGAGGACCCGGCCCTCGCACGAACCCTGGCCGTCGATGCCGCGGTGGTCCTGGTGTCCGGTCCGCCCGCCGAGGCCGGAACCGGCCGCCACCCGGAACGGGTCGTGCTGGTGGCCATGGACGCACGGCGCGCGGCGGCGGTGGCCGCGGCCTCGCTGAACAGCGCACTCACCGTGATCTTCCATTGA
- a CDS encoding MspA family porin, whose translation MSENRTVGVRNGARIAGVGAAAAVAVGLLSVGAADADAFVALPDGQKAGPGVTVTRNGEHAVVSPSMAANGAGRVVWVSGNAIADVSVTPAGEPGPNNGPTGADGTNNSSTHGASQLNTGYIVGCQVSIGEDAIGLGASMGLSVDGGGVGGSIGVELGPGEVKFVQIDYKDIPKPGRYSVEYQDAEIEIQGCAGYAQARSYTVVEIVGNHYSKTTLYGQPFSIG comes from the coding sequence ATGAGCGAGAACCGCACCGTCGGTGTTCGTAATGGTGCCAGGATCGCGGGGGTGGGTGCTGCAGCTGCTGTCGCCGTCGGCCTGCTGTCCGTGGGCGCCGCCGACGCCGATGCTTTCGTCGCACTGCCGGACGGCCAGAAGGCCGGACCGGGCGTGACCGTCACCCGCAACGGTGAACATGCTGTCGTTTCGCCCTCCATGGCGGCCAACGGTGCAGGCCGGGTGGTCTGGGTATCCGGAAACGCGATCGCCGACGTCTCTGTCACGCCCGCGGGCGAGCCGGGTCCGAACAACGGTCCGACCGGCGCGGACGGCACCAACAACTCGTCGACCCACGGCGCCTCGCAGCTCAACACCGGCTATATCGTCGGCTGTCAGGTGAGCATCGGTGAGGACGCGATCGGCCTGGGCGCCTCCATGGGCCTGTCGGTCGACGGCGGTGGGGTCGGCGGCTCCATCGGTGTCGAGCTGGGCCCGGGCGAGGTCAAGTTCGTGCAGATCGATTACAAGGACATCCCGAAGCCCGGCCGGTACTCGGTGGAGTACCAGGATGCCGAGATCGAGATCCAGGGATGCGCGGGTTACGCGCAGGCGCGGTCGTACACGGTTGTCGAGATCGTCGGCAACCACTACTCGAAGACCACCCTGTACGGCCAGCCGTTCAGCATCGGCTGA
- a CDS encoding sensor histidine kinase, with amino-acid sequence MARASRSAAKKHAVAPLGLPWPDEPAPMRPPTPLTRTVSLRWRVTLLAASLVAIFVAITSIAAYAMVARALYGQVDAQLRARAATMISGDIDSMAFQSLGVATLFSNDIGVALIYPPPADSDTAQRPSLPVYIPPQPTTPPIGTEEIAVAQGKRDSSLRTYNSQRVLAERMDSGVTLIISQRLEPTREVLDRLAWLLFAVGACGVVLAAGAGTTVGRTGLRPIARLTAATERIARTDDLTPIPVTGDDELARLTESFNTMLRALAESRDRQRRLVADAGHELRTPLTSLRTNTELLIASSRPDAPAIPEEDMAELRSDVVAQVEELSNLVGDLVDLAREDAPETVYERVDLGEVTERALERVRRRGAVGFHAELRPWFVYGHESALERAILNVLDNAAKWNPAGEQVRVVMAETGRGLLEISVDDAGPGIPPAERELVFERFYRTTASRSMPGSGLGLAIVKQVVTKHGGTIAIDSSDRGGVRIRIVLPGENPPPEEYRPESAESA; translated from the coding sequence ATGGCACGCGCTTCTCGCTCGGCGGCCAAGAAGCATGCGGTCGCGCCGCTCGGCCTGCCCTGGCCGGATGAACCCGCACCCATGCGCCCGCCGACCCCGCTGACCCGCACCGTCTCCCTACGGTGGCGGGTGACCCTACTTGCCGCGTCCCTGGTGGCGATCTTCGTGGCGATCACCTCCATCGCCGCCTATGCGATGGTCGCCCGTGCCCTCTACGGTCAGGTGGACGCCCAGTTGCGGGCTCGCGCCGCCACCATGATCAGTGGCGATATCGACAGCATGGCGTTCCAATCGCTGGGTGTCGCGACGCTGTTCTCCAACGATATCGGCGTCGCGCTGATCTACCCGCCCCCGGCGGATTCGGATACGGCGCAGCGACCGAGCCTGCCCGTCTACATCCCGCCGCAGCCGACCACCCCGCCCATCGGCACCGAAGAGATCGCGGTGGCGCAGGGCAAACGGGATTCTTCGTTGCGCACATACAACAGCCAGCGGGTACTGGCCGAGCGGATGGATTCCGGCGTCACCCTGATCATCTCGCAGCGATTGGAACCGACCCGGGAAGTGCTGGACCGGCTGGCCTGGTTGCTGTTCGCGGTCGGCGCTTGCGGAGTCGTGCTCGCCGCCGGCGCCGGTACGACGGTAGGCCGCACCGGCCTGCGTCCCATCGCCCGGCTGACCGCGGCCACCGAGCGGATCGCGCGCACCGATGATCTGACCCCGATCCCGGTGACCGGCGACGACGAACTCGCGCGGCTCACCGAGAGCTTCAACACGATGCTGCGGGCGCTGGCCGAATCGCGGGACCGGCAGCGACGACTGGTAGCCGACGCGGGGCATGAGCTGCGGACGCCGTTGACCTCCTTGCGTACCAATACGGAGTTGCTCATCGCGTCGAGCCGACCCGACGCTCCGGCCATCCCCGAGGAGGATATGGCCGAACTGCGCTCCGATGTGGTGGCCCAGGTCGAGGAGTTGTCCAACCTGGTCGGTGACCTGGTGGACCTGGCCCGCGAGGATGCCCCGGAAACGGTCTACGAGCGTGTGGATCTCGGCGAGGTCACCGAGCGGGCACTGGAACGGGTGCGCCGCCGGGGCGCTGTCGGGTTCCACGCCGAATTGCGGCCCTGGTTCGTGTACGGGCACGAGTCGGCATTGGAACGCGCAATTCTCAATGTGCTCGACAATGCCGCGAAATGGAATCCGGCCGGAGAACAGGTGCGGGTCGTGATGGCCGAGACCGGGCGAGGGCTACTGGAAATATCGGTCGACGACGCGGGCCCCGGTATTCCGCCCGCCGAACGCGAGTTGGTATTCGAACGTTTCTATCGAACCACCGCGTCACGTTCGATGCCCGGTTCCGGTTTGGGCCTGGCAATTGTGAAACAGGTCGTCACCAAACATGGCGGCACGATTGCGATCGACTCTTCCGATCGCGGCGGCGTGCGTATCCGGATCGTGTTGCCCGGAGAAAACCCGCCGCCGGAAGAATACCGTCCGGAAAGCGCGGAAAGCGCATAA
- a CDS encoding MspA family porin — MSKNRTTGLRFGARALGVGAVAAVAMGLFSTGAANADTFVPLPNGEKVAPGVKITRTNESALVSPSMAANGAGRTVWVSGNAAADVSVTPEGEAGPNNGPTGEDGTNNSSTHGASQINTGYIVGCQVSIADDAIGLGGSVGIEVGGGSVGGSVGVELGPGDVKFVQIEYKDIPKPGVYSVEYQDVEMEIQGCAGYAQARAYTVVEIIGDHYSKTTLYGQPFSIG; from the coding sequence ATGAGCAAGAACCGCACCACCGGTCTGCGCTTCGGCGCGCGCGCTCTGGGCGTGGGCGCCGTCGCTGCTGTGGCCATGGGACTGTTCTCCACCGGTGCCGCGAACGCGGATACCTTCGTTCCGCTGCCGAACGGTGAGAAAGTCGCGCCCGGTGTCAAGATCACCCGCACCAACGAGAGTGCGCTGGTGTCGCCGTCCATGGCCGCCAACGGCGCGGGCCGTACCGTCTGGGTCTCGGGTAACGCCGCCGCGGACGTCTCGGTCACTCCCGAAGGCGAAGCGGGCCCGAACAACGGTCCGACCGGCGAGGACGGAACCAACAACTCCTCGACCCATGGCGCTTCGCAGATCAACACCGGATACATCGTCGGCTGCCAGGTCAGCATCGCCGATGACGCGATCGGTCTCGGCGGCTCCGTCGGTATCGAGGTCGGCGGCGGCAGCGTCGGCGGCTCGGTCGGCGTCGAGCTGGGCCCGGGCGATGTCAAGTTCGTGCAGATCGAGTACAAGGACATTCCGAAGCCCGGTGTCTACTCCGTCGAGTACCAGGACGTGGAGATGGAGATCCAGGGCTGCGCCGGTTACGCGCAGGCGCGGGCGTACACGGTGGTCGAGATCATCGGTGACCACTACTCGAAGACCACCCTCTACGGGCAGCCGTTCAGCATCGGCTGA
- a CDS encoding S1C family serine protease, whose protein sequence is MTEDFTNRPGRPESGPVPPSTPPPEAAAPGSGTAAGPAVSPGQPPVGGGPQFPGGPQFPVGPPADTAVYPAAGGSFGGPPPADPGQFYAAVPPPAPRKSSLRTGLVAGGIALALVSGGIGGAVGALVSDSGDGPAVTNALDAPAPAVRDAANAPAGSVQAVAQQVLPSVVMIEVASNRGQGEGSGVVLSSDGLILTNNHVAAGGGANGDMSVTFSDGSTATATLVGADPVSDLAVIRVRGKSDLKPIDLGSSAGLQVGQPVVAIGSPLGLAGTVTTGIVSAMNRPVSTTGEGSSDPTVPNPVIDAIQTDAAINPGNSGGALVDGQGRLIGINTAIASLGSSGAGGQQSGSIGLGFAIPVDQARRVADELIKSGHATYAQIGITVQRDESVHGARVLDVTANGPAAAAGIPPGSIVTRFDDRAIDSGDALVAAVRSKQPGDKVTVTYTDDKGGDPRTAEVTLAAAAVEGGR, encoded by the coding sequence ATGACCGAGGATTTCACCAACCGGCCGGGCCGGCCGGAATCAGGACCGGTGCCGCCCTCGACCCCGCCTCCGGAAGCGGCGGCGCCAGGGTCCGGAACGGCGGCCGGTCCCGCCGTTTCGCCCGGTCAGCCGCCGGTGGGCGGTGGGCCGCAGTTTCCGGGCGGGCCGCAGTTTCCGGTCGGACCACCGGCTGATACCGCCGTGTATCCGGCGGCGGGCGGGTCGTTCGGCGGTCCGCCGCCCGCAGACCCGGGGCAGTTCTATGCGGCGGTCCCGCCCCCGGCCCCGCGAAAGAGTTCGCTGCGTACCGGCCTGGTGGCCGGTGGTATCGCGCTCGCACTGGTGAGCGGCGGTATCGGTGGTGCGGTGGGAGCACTGGTCAGTGATTCCGGAGACGGGCCGGCCGTGACCAATGCGCTGGACGCGCCGGCGCCGGCCGTCCGGGACGCGGCGAATGCGCCGGCCGGGTCGGTGCAGGCGGTGGCACAACAGGTGCTGCCGTCGGTGGTGATGATCGAGGTCGCCAGTAATCGGGGGCAGGGAGAAGGGTCCGGGGTGGTGCTGTCCTCGGACGGTCTGATCCTCACCAACAACCATGTCGCGGCCGGCGGCGGCGCCAACGGCGATATGTCGGTGACCTTCTCCGACGGCAGTACCGCGACGGCGACGCTGGTGGGCGCCGATCCGGTATCGGATCTGGCGGTGATCCGGGTGCGCGGGAAGTCGGATCTGAAGCCGATCGATCTGGGGAGTTCCGCGGGTTTGCAGGTCGGTCAGCCGGTGGTGGCGATCGGTTCGCCGCTGGGGTTGGCGGGGACGGTGACCACGGGAATCGTTTCGGCGATGAACCGTCCGGTGTCCACGACCGGAGAGGGCAGCAGCGATCCCACAGTCCCGAATCCGGTGATCGACGCCATCCAGACCGACGCCGCGATCAACCCCGGTAATTCCGGTGGTGCGCTGGTCGACGGGCAGGGCCGGTTGATCGGGATCAATACGGCGATCGCGAGCCTGGGATCGTCGGGGGCGGGCGGTCAGCAGAGCGGATCCATCGGGCTCGGTTTCGCGATCCCGGTCGATCAGGCGCGGCGGGTCGCGGACGAGTTGATCAAGAGCGGTCATGCCACGTACGCGCAGATCGGGATAACGGTGCAGCGGGACGAATCCGTGCACGGCGCGCGCGTTCTCGACGTCACCGCGAACGGTCCCGCGGCCGCGGCGGGTATTCCGCCGGGTTCGATCGTGACCCGGTTCGATGACCGCGCCATCGATTCCGGCGACGCGCTGGTGGCCGCGGTGCGGTCGAAACAGCCGGGGGACAAGGTGACCGTGACCTATACCGACGACAAGGGCGGTGATCCGCGGACGGCCGAGGTCACCCTCGCGGCCGCCGCGGTGGAGGGAGGCCGATGA
- a CDS encoding MogA/MoaB family molybdenum cofactor biosynthesis protein, whose amino-acid sequence MQLVTGGGGTAIEVGATVSGMEIDAPVAGRALVVVVDDRTAHGGEDSLGPLVTELLTEAGFLVDASVSVEADEVAIRNALNTAVIGGVDLVISVGGTGMSPRDVTPEATSEVLDRDLPGISEALRASGRVAGSLDAGLSRGLAGISGSTLVVNLPGTRAAIRDGMATLGPLASRVIGELSGLLE is encoded by the coding sequence ATGCAGTTGGTGACCGGGGGCGGGGGCACGGCGATCGAGGTCGGCGCTACGGTGAGCGGTATGGAAATCGATGCTCCTGTAGCGGGCCGCGCACTGGTCGTGGTGGTCGACGATCGAACAGCTCACGGTGGTGAGGATTCGCTGGGTCCGCTGGTCACCGAACTGCTCACCGAGGCAGGGTTCCTGGTCGACGCGTCGGTATCGGTCGAAGCCGATGAGGTGGCGATCAGGAACGCGTTGAACACCGCGGTGATCGGTGGCGTGGATCTGGTGATCTCGGTCGGTGGAACGGGTATGTCACCCCGTGACGTCACGCCCGAGGCCACCTCCGAGGTGCTCGATCGCGATCTGCCCGGGATCAGTGAAGCGTTGCGCGCGTCGGGCCGGGTGGCCGGTTCGCTGGACGCCGGACTTTCGCGCGGGCTGGCCGGTATATCGGGCAGCACCCTGGTGGTGAACCTGCCGGGTACCCGGGCCGCCATTCGCGACGGTATGGCGACATTGGGCCCGCTCGCGAGCCGGGTGATCGGCGAGCTGTCGGGGCTGCTGGAGTGA
- a CDS encoding 5-formyltetrahydrofolate cyclo-ligase — translation MVVAVPMPDERDKQAWRAAIRARRAGLAESVRAAEAAALAAAAAELGPAEWMCAYVPMPSEPGSLALPEALRTTGSRVLIPVTGEPGPLRWGEFTGVEALRPARYGLLEPTGPVLPPETVARAGVVLIPALAVDRRGVRLGQGAGYYDRTLGMVDAAARRIVVVRDDEVVERLPEEPHDIRMNWVLTPEGGVRRLGVPRD, via the coding sequence ATGGTTGTCGCCGTGCCGATGCCCGACGAGCGTGACAAACAGGCCTGGCGCGCGGCGATCCGCGCCCGCCGGGCGGGGCTTGCGGAATCCGTACGCGCGGCGGAGGCGGCGGCGCTGGCCGCCGCGGCCGCGGAACTGGGTCCCGCTGAGTGGATGTGCGCATACGTGCCGATGCCCAGCGAACCGGGGTCGCTCGCGCTGCCGGAGGCGCTGCGGACCACCGGGAGCCGGGTGCTGATACCCGTGACCGGAGAGCCGGGCCCGCTGCGCTGGGGGGAGTTCACCGGCGTGGAAGCGCTGCGCCCGGCCCGGTACGGCCTGCTCGAGCCGACCGGTCCGGTACTGCCGCCGGAGACCGTCGCGCGGGCCGGGGTCGTGCTCATTCCGGCGCTCGCGGTGGACCGGCGCGGCGTCCGGCTCGGCCAGGGCGCCGGCTACTACGACCGGACACTCGGTATGGTCGATGCGGCGGCCCGGCGGATCGTGGTGGTTCGCGACGACGAAGTAGTCGAGCGCCTCCCCGAGGAACCGCACGATATCCGGATGAACTGGGTACTCACTCCCGAAGGCGGCGTGCGACGGCTCGGTGTGCCACGGGACTGA
- a CDS encoding FmdB family zinc ribbon protein: MPTYSYACTQCDNRFDVVQSFTDEALTVCSECSGALRKLFNSVGIVFKGSGFYRTDSRSGASTASEPAAKSDSSGSSSSGSSSDKGSSSSSDKGSAGTSSTPAAAAS; encoded by the coding sequence GTGCCAACCTATTCATACGCGTGCACCCAGTGCGACAACCGCTTCGATGTCGTCCAGTCCTTTACCGACGAGGCGCTCACTGTCTGCTCGGAGTGCTCCGGCGCCCTGCGTAAGCTCTTCAACTCGGTGGGCATCGTCTTCAAGGGCAGCGGCTTCTACCGGACCGACAGCCGCAGCGGCGCGTCGACCGCCAGCGAACCGGCGGCCAAATCCGACAGCTCCGGGTCGAGCTCGTCCGGTTCGAGTTCGGACAAGGGTTCGAGCTCGAGTTCGGACAAAGGTTCGGCAGGCACCTCCTCGACGCCGGCCGCCGCCGCCAGCTGA